AGGTATCGTGCATCTATTAGGGAGCTGGTGCAGAAAGAACTGACAGTTCAGAAGGTGGAGGATGATTATGAATCGATGGATTGGTTGAATAACTTTTTGGATAAGTTTTGGCCTCGTATAGAGCCAGCTGCGTCTAAAATGGTTGTTGACCAAGTTAACGAGGAATTAGCTAGGAACCCAGCTGTCCCCGGTTTCATCCAATCTTTGTGGGTTGATCAGTTTACTTTGGGTGTTAAACCTCCGAGAATTGATCTTgtgaaaacttttcagaACACAGATCCAGATGTGGCTGTGATGGATTGGGCAGTGTCTTTTACTCCCCATGACTTGAGTGATTTGGATGCTAAACAGCTGAAGAACTATGTAAATCAAAGGGTTGTGATCAAGGTGAAGATATTTGGTATTTCAATACCTGTTATCGTTCAAGACATTGCGTTCAGTGCACATGTGAGAGTGcggatgaagatgatgacgcCATTCCCTCATATTGAGACTGCAAATGTTCAATTGCTAGATATTCCAGATATTGATTTCATGTTCAAGATGTTTGGCGATACTATTTTTAACTGGGAACTTATGGCAATCCCAGGGTTGTTGCCCCTAATCAAAGAGATGGCAAGAAAGTACGCCGGTCCAATTTTGTTACCCCCTTTTTCATTCCAGTTGAACATTCCTCAGCTGTTATCAGGATCATCGTTATCTATTGGAGTTTTGGAACTCAGTGTGCACAATgcaaagaatttgaaatgttCACGTAGTTCACTGGATGGTGAAGAATTGAGTCCATACTTGGAGTTCAGCTTCAATGGTAAAGTCGTCGGGAAGACTGCAACGGTTAAGAATACTTTGAATCCCGTGTGGGATGAGAGCATGTATATCCTAGTAAGTTCGTTCACTGATCCGCTATCTATTACAGTTTATGCTCAACGTGAAAACTTGAAGGACAGAGTTTTGGGTAGGGTCCAGTACAATCTTTCATCTTTACATGATAAGCCACTTCAAAAGGGACGGTCTGCAAAGATTCTGAACAACTCTAAACCTGTTGGTTTATTGAACTTTGATTTGAATTTCCACCCTACATTGGAGCCCAAGAAGTTGCCTGATGGTTCTGTGGAAGAATTGTTAGATTTAAATTCAGGTATCACTAAGATTCAGGTAGAAAAAGCTATTGATTTGAATAACGCTGGTGAGAAGAAGCCTTCCACTTACGTTGAAGTTTATGTTAACGCCAAATTGGTTTTGACTACTGCTGTGGTTGCTAAAAATGCGAATCCAACTTACAGCGGTGAGCACGAAACTGTTATAACAGACCGTCGCAGAACCAGGGTTAAATTGGTTGTCAAGGACTTGAAAGGTAATATAATTTCCAGTACCGTCCAATCTTTAAATGATCTGATCGATAGAACTCAGGTCGATAAAAGATGGATTCCACTACAAGGGGGTAAAGGTGAACTGAAGGTTACGACACAGTGGAAACCTGTAGCATTAGATGCTGGTTCTGATAATGCAGGATATGTTCCACCAATCGGTGTCATCcggttattattaaataagGCAGAAGGCTTGAGAAACTTGGAAAAGATCGGTACCATTGATCCGTATGCGAGAGTTTTGGTTCAAGGCAATGTTAGAGGTAGAACCAATGCAGCCGACTCTACTGTGGATCCCATATGGAATGAAGCTATTTATGTTACAGTTTCTTCTCCCAATCAAAGGATTAGTATTGAATGCATGGATGTCGAGACGGCAGGAAATGATCGTACTTTGGGTAAGTTTGATATCAAGACTTCGGACTTATTTCAGAAGGGTTCTGATGATAGGTATTTGGAAGTTATTAATGAGGACCCAATAATGGGTCGCCTGGTTTCTAAAAAGGGGCCCAAGGGCATCGTTACGTATTATATTTCATTCTATCCTTCTCTTCCTATTTTAAGCTTGGAAGAAATAATGGAGCTTGATTCTATCAATGAAAGTAAGAAACAGTTGCAGGTTAAGAAAGATATTATGAAGGATTCTGCCTCTTCTGAGAAGAAGGCAGAAATACAGAACGAGGAAACTGAGCTGAAGGAATTAGAAGATATGTTCAGTAATAAGATGAAACTAGATTTGGGCGAACTATTGCAGTATGGTAGTGGTGTTTTTGCATTCACAATATTAGGAGGTGAATTGCCTCAGACTGGCTGTTATATTCAAGCATTCTTTGACTCAGGTGGTCATCCAAAATACGTCTCTCCAAAGAATGCTACTAAAACTGTAAGGCCTAGTCCTTGGGGTGACGCTCTTATCACAGAGCTACAATGGTCTGTCACCACTTTTAGAGTTACAAAGAATGCTCATCAGAACAAAGCTGAAGGCTGTTTGTGCGAACTCAATATTCCAACAATTGAATTGGTTAAAAACTGTTTCTATAAGCCTTCCATTGTGACATTGACTGGCGATTCTACTGGAAAGGTGATGGTACAGGCCTCTTGGTTCCCTATTGTAGCCACCAGATTCCCTCAATCAGACTTAATCACAAATACTGGTGACTTGGATATTGAAATTCGTAATGCAGTTAAGTTGATTGCTGCTGACAGAAATGGAAAATCTGATCCATATGTCAAACTTTATATAGATGATGCTGAGAATCATTTCTATAAAACAAAGgtacaaaagaaaaacctAAACCCAACTTGGGGAGAGTCCACTACAATCCAAATTAATAATAGGGTTAATAATTACTTGAGAATCAAAGTTATGGATTGGGATGCAGGAAATTCTGATGATTTGATCGGACTGGCTATGGTTGCATTGGCTGATATTAATCCAGATGGAGATACTGTTATGGACGTTCCACTAACTGCACCagatggtggtgatggtggtATTCTTTATTTGACATTTAGATTTGCTCCTAGGTACACTGTGTCCGTATCTAAAGTCGAAACAAAGGTTGCCGATATTGCAACGAAGGGTTTGTCCGCAGGTCTACACGCAGGAACGAGTGCCATTGGCACTGGTTTGGGCGCTGTTGGTAAACTCAAAAAAGGTATCTTGGGAGGTAAAAATAAGGATAAGGATAAGCAAAAGGTAGAAGAATG
This Eremothecium cymbalariae DBVPG#7215 chromosome 5, complete sequence DNA region includes the following protein-coding sequences:
- the TCB2 gene encoding tricalbin (similar to Ashbya gossypii AER411W), with translation MASTTTQEVVSGSNTSATEAISHLNTDSTVSKPPPDSEGSGVGAASKSEEDEKETKGEDVVVERPVVNASYVGWKQIGGWEERDELKADDLLLDLNRETALSNVLPDSAYGDWFHSVGYFFVGGFLSFLLGYFKFGLAPVFFIVVGVALLYRTSIKRYRASIRELVQKELTVQKVEDDYESMDWLNNFLDKFWPRIEPAASKMVVDQVNEELARNPAVPGFIQSLWVDQFTLGVKPPRIDLVKTFQNTDPDVAVMDWAVSFTPHDLSDLDAKQLKNYVNQRVVIKVKIFGISIPVIVQDIAFSAHVRVRMKMMTPFPHIETANVQLLDIPDIDFMFKMFGDTIFNWELMAIPGLLPLIKEMARKYAGPILLPPFSFQLNIPQLLSGSSLSIGVLELSVHNAKNLKCSRSSLDGEELSPYLEFSFNGKVVGKTATVKNTLNPVWDESMYILVSSFTDPLSITVYAQRENLKDRVLGRVQYNLSSLHDKPLQKGRSAKILNNSKPVGLLNFDLNFHPTLEPKKLPDGSVEELLDLNSGITKIQVEKAIDLNNAGEKKPSTYVEVYVNAKLVLTTAVVAKNANPTYSGEHETVITDRRRTRVKLVVKDLKGNIISSTVQSLNDLIDRTQVDKRWIPLQGGKGELKVTTQWKPVALDAGSDNAGYVPPIGVIRLLLNKAEGLRNLEKIGTIDPYARVLVQGNVRGRTNAADSTVDPIWNEAIYVTVSSPNQRISIECMDVETAGNDRTLGKFDIKTSDLFQKGSDDRYLEVINEDPIMGRLVSKKGPKGIVTYYISFYPSLPILSLEEIMELDSINESKKQLQVKKDIMKDSASSEKKAEIQNEETELKELEDMFSNKMKLDLGELLQYGSGVFAFTILGGELPQTGCYIQAFFDSGGHPKYVSPKNATKTVRPSPWGDALITELQWSVTTFRVTKNAHQNKAEGCLCELNIPTIELVKNCFYKPSIVTLTGDSTGKVMVQASWFPIVATRFPQSDLITNTGDLDIEIRNAVKLIAADRNGKSDPYVKLYIDDAENHFYKTKVQKKNLNPTWGESTTIQINNRVNNYLRIKVMDWDAGNSDDLIGLAMVALADINPDGDTVMDVPLTAPDGGDGGILYLTFRFAPRYTVSVSKVETKVADIATKGLSAGLHAGTSAIGTGLGAVGKLKKGILGGKNKDKDKQKVEE